In the genome of Streptomyces aquilus, the window GGGCCACCCACCGCTGGCCCTTCAGGAGGTACTTGAACCCCACCCCAAGATCGCGCATGGCCGAACTCTATCGGGCGGCCGGATCAGGGTTCCCGGTCGTGGACGCCCCCGAGCCGGGCGCCGGGCCCCGACGACCCCTGATCCTCGCAACCGCCCTGCCCCTCATACGGCCGCCACCGACACCACCACCCCCGGTTCCGCCGCCGGGCTCACCGCCGCCGACACCCGTACCGCCGCCGTCCGGGCCACCCGGCCCGCGCGGGAGGCGCCGGCCAGCAGGAGCGGCTGGAGGTGTTCGAGGCCGGCCACCAGCAACTCCTCGCCCGCGACCAGCACCGGCCCGGCCGCCTTGGCCGTCGCGGCCGCCGCCTCCGTGAGGTCGGCGAGGGGCTGGAGGGAGGCCCGGACGACGCCCGCGCCCGCCCCGGCCGCGCGTTCCGCGAGGGCCACCTGGAGCGGCATCAGCGGGGCCAGGGCGGCCGTCAACGCGTCGGCGATGCGGCGGAGTTCGGGGGACGAGTCGCGCAGGACCTCCGCCGCCGAGCGAATCAGCGGGGTGAGGGCGAGCAGGATGCCGGCCGCGAGGCCCGCCGTGGCGGGGAGCAGCGGGGACATGGCCTCCACCAGGTCGCCCAGTGCCGTGGCGAACTCCTCCACCGCCGGTTCCACCGCGTCCAGCACCGGCAGCAGGCTGTCGCCCAGCGCGGTGAGGAGGGCCTGGGCCGGCTGGCTGACCGGGTGCACTGCCAGGGGTGCGCCACTGGTGCCGAGGCGGGTCAGGGTGTCGACGATGCGGTAGAACGCCTCCTGCGCCTGGGGCGAGGCGCTGGCCTCGGCCAGTTCGGCGGTGGTCTGCCGCAGGACCCGGAGCACCTCCTGGCCGGAACCGTCTCTGGGGTCGAAGGTGTTGATCGCGATCCGGGTGATGTTGCCTGCGGTGTCCAGGAGTTGGCCGGTGATGTCGGTCGTGCTGCGGGCCATGCGCAGCACGTCGTCCCTGCTGGGGAGCGAAGGGATGGTTGCCATGGGTGGCTCTCCTCGTCCTCGGCTCGTTCGCCTTCAGCATGCCCCGTCCGGGGTCGGCGGGATGCGCCGTCCGGGGCATCCGTGACACGAACTCCCTCTTGTTCCGGTTGAGTCGAACAGGTACATGTCGCCGTACCGATCTCAGGAAGCTCCCGGAGGAGGTACGACCCGTGCGCACCACGAGCACCACCCCTGCGAGACCCGTACTGATCGCCGCCCTCGCCCTGACCACGGCGGGGTCCCTGCTCCTCACCCCGCACCCGGCGGGCGCGGACCCCAAGCCCGCCCCCACCCGGCACGAGCCCGCCCTCGACCGGCGCGCCGCCCAGGCCCCCGCGAGCGCCGCCGCGCGCGCCCTCGGCATCGACGCCCCCGCCGGCCGCCCGATCACCGGCTATCCGCGGGAGCAGGTGCTCTCCCCCGACCCTGAGAACCCCGCCGACAAGTCCCTCAAGCTCGGCCTCACCCCGTACCACGCGATCGCCCCGAAGCTGAACGCGCTCCAGGCGCTCGGTGACCGGGTGAGCGTCGAGGTGACCGGGAAGTCGGCGGGCGGGCACCGCCTCTATCTGGTGACCGTCACCGCCCCGGAGACCGACCGCCAGGCCCGCGCCCAGGAACGGATGCGCGACCTCATCGAGAACGCCCCGGCGACGGCCGCCAAATCTGCGGAGATCAAGGCGAGTTACAAGGCCCCCGTCTTCTTCAACAACAACATCCACGGCAACGAGTGGGAGGGCACCGACGCCTCCCTCAAGCTCATCGAGCAGCTCGCCACCGCCAAGGACAAGCGCACGGCGGACCTTCTCGCCCACTCCCGCCTGTACTTCAACATCACGGCCAACCCCGACGGCCGTATCGCCGGCACCCGCGCGAACGCCAACGGCTTCGACCTGAACCGGGACTTCGTCACCGCCTCCCAGCCCGAGACTCGGGTCATGCGGCAGATCGAGATCGACAAGCAGCCGGCCGTGATGCTCGACCTGCACGGCTACGTCAACGGCACCCTGATCGAGCCCACCACTCCCCCGCACGGCGAGAACTACGAGTACGACCTCTTCCTGAAGAACACCTACGCCAACGCCCTCGGCATGGAGGCCGCCGTCAACGGACTCGGCTACACGCCCGCGAAGGACGGCGTGGAACCGGCGCAGATCCCGTTCCGGGACCAGCAGGAGGGCTGGGACGACTGGCCGCCGATCTTCACGCCGCAGTACGCGGCCTTCCACGGCACGGTCGCCGCGCACACGGTCGAGATCCCGCTCCAGGTGAACAACTCGGCCTACACCAGCCTCCCGGTCGAGGAACTCCGCCGCCGCTCGGCCGTCAACACGGCCGTGGCGGGCGCCGCGATCCGGGCCACGCTCGACTTCGTACAGGCCCGCCGCGCCTCGCTCGTCGCCGACCAGATCGAGGTCTTCCGGCGCGGAGCGGCCGGGGCGGCACAGGTGCCGGTGTCCGAGAAGACGGTGCCGGGCGTGCCCGGGATCGGCCCCGAGGACGTCTACACGACCACCTTCCCGCGCGCCTACGTGATCCCCGCCGGCAGGACAGCCGCGGCCCGCCTCGTGGACCACCTCCTCGCCAACGACATCCGCGTCACCCGCGCCACCAAGGCCTTCCACCTCTCCGGCCGCACGTACGCGAAGGGTTCGTACGTCGTCGACATGCACCAGCCCAAACGCGGCCTCGCGAACGTCCTGTTGGCGGACGGCCGGGACATCAGCGACAAGGTGTCGGTGATGTACGACATCTCGGGCTGGAGCCTCGGCAGGCTGTGGGGAGCCGAGGTGACGGCCGCGCCGACGGGAAGGCTCACGGGCCTCCCCCTGCGTTCCGTGGACAAGGCCACGAGCGTCGGCCGGGTCGCCCCGCACGGCGACCTGGGCCTGCGCCTGGACGACCCTGCGGCGATCGCGGCCCTCAACTCCCTTCTCCAGCAGGGTGTTCCGGTACGCACCACGGCGGACGGCGGCACCGCGATCGTCCCGGCGTCGGCCCGTCCGAAGGCCATGGCCCTCGCCCGCACCCACGACGTCGCCTTCGACGCCACCCGCCTCACCGGCACCACCCCGCTCCACCGCACCCGCGTGGCCGCCGCGGTCACCCCGGGTGAGCTCTTCGCCCTGCGCGAGATGAACTTCGAGGTCACGCCGGTCTCGACAGCTGTCCTCAACGCGGGCTACGACTGGTCGGCGACGGACGTGCTGATGGTGTCGACGGGGCTGGAGTACACGGACCTGACCGCGCCCGCCCGCACGGCCCTCGACGCGTTCCTCGCGAAGCCCGAAGGCCATGGCCTGGTCGGACGAGGCATCGGCGGAGCCGAACTGAGCACCGCCACCGGCCTCCTGGCGGCCAAGCCGGTCGAGGGCAACGGGGACGCGAACGGCGTGGTCCGCATGGTGAACGCGGGACCGATCACCACCGGCACCCCGGGTTACGGTTTCGTGTACGCGCCCGTCTGGTTCACCGACCTCGGGCCGCAGGTCCGCGTGGAGCAGTCGTACGCGACCGGCAACCCCTTGCTCTCCGGGCACTGGCGCCCGTTGGAGGACGGCACCGGCGGACCGTCCGCCGCGGCCGGCCGGCCGTCGGTGATCAGCGGTCCGCACGCGGTCCTCTTCGGCACCGAGCCTCTCTTCCGGGACCACCCGAAGGGAGAATTCCCGCAGGTGGCACGGGCATTGTTCAACATGGCAGCAGTCAAGGAGAGCGGATGACGCAGGAGATCCACGGCACCGTCGCCGACGGCTTCGAGGCGGTGCGCGAGGAGTTCGCCGCCTTCGTGGCCGGTGAACGTCCCGACTACGAAGGCCAGTTGTGCGCCTATGTGCACGGCCGCAGGGTCGTCGACCTGTGGACCGGCGACGGCAACGAGGCGGACTCCCTCCACGCCGTCTTCTCCTCGACGAAGGGCGCCGCGCACCTCGTGGTGGCGCTCCTGGTCCAGGACGGCACGCTCGAACTGGACCGCAAGGTGACCTACTACTGGCCGGAGTTCGCGGCCGAGGGCAAGGGCGCCCTCACCCTCCGCGACCTGCTCGCGCACCGCGCGGGCCTGGTCGGCCTGGACGCCGGATTCTCACGCGCCGAGATGGCCGACGACCGCGTGATCGCCGAACGCCTCGCCGACCAGCGCCCGTTCTGGCGCCCCGGCACGGCCTTCGGCTACCACGCGCTGGTCATAGGCGCCCTGACCGGCGAGGTGGTCCGCCGCGCCACGGGCCGCACGATCCAGGACCTGTGGGAGGAACGAGTCCGCGCCCCGTACTCTCTCGACTTCCACCTGGGCCTACCCGCCTCCCAGGAACCCCGCTACCGCCCGGTCCAGCCGATGCTCCCCACCCCCGAGCAGCAGGCCCTGATCGACGCCTCCCCCCAGGGCCCGCACACCCTGGCCTCGATCGCGTTCAACGCGCACGTCCCGGACACGGGCGACCTCGTCGACTACGCCAACTCCCGCGAGGTACGCGCCAAGGGCCCGGCCTCCGCGGGCGGGGTGGCCGCGGCCCGCGGCATCGCCGGCATGTACGCGGCGGCCATCAGCGAACTCAACGACCGCCCACCCCTCCTCAAGCCGGACACGATCGCCGAGGTGGGCCAGATCCACTCCATCGGCTACGACCTGATCGCCCGCGCCCACCGCTCCTACGGCCTCGGCTTCCAGGCCACGGCCGACACCTGGCACCCCTTCCTGGGCGCCGGCGCCTTCGGCCACAGCGGCGCGGCAGGCTCCCAGGGCTTCGCCGACCCCCGCAGCGGCCTGGCCTACGGCTACACCCGCAGACGGCTGGCTTTCCCGGGGGGCGGGGCAGCACCAGAAAACAGCATCCTGGTGAGGGCGGTACACACAGCAGCACTGGCCCACTGAACCCGGGCGCCTTCTCAACGCACCGAACACAAAAGGCCGCACCCCACGTCCAGGGGTGCGGCCTCCGTGTTGTGAACGAGCGGCCTCAGACCAGCGTCACGCTGATGTTGCCCCGCGTGGCCTTCGAGTAAGGGCACACCTGGTGGGCCTGCTCCAGCAGGGCCCGCCCCGTGGCGGCATCCACGTTGGGGATGTGCGCCGAGATCTCCACGATCAGGCCGAACCCGTCGTCGTTCTTCCCGATCCCCACCTTCGCGGTGACCGTGGAGCCGCTGATGTCGGCCTTGGTCTGGCGGGCCACGACGCCCAGCGCGCCCTGGAAGCAGGCGCTGTACCCGGCGGCGAAGAGCTGCTCGGGGTTGGTGCCCTCGCCGTTGCCGCCCATTTCCTTCGGCGGGTTCACGACGACGTCGAGGCGGCCGTCCTCGGTGGCGACGCGGCCGTCGCGACCGTTCTCGGCGGTGGCGACGGCGGTGTACAGGACGTCGGACTGCTGGATGGACATGCGGTACTTCCTCCTAGGTCCGCCGTACGACTCGCGCCCACGATCGACGGCGGTTTCGGAAAGAAGTTACCGCATGCCGGAAACAAGCAGAAGGTGTCAGAGCTTGACGACCATCTTTCCGACGTTGTCGCCGCGCAGTACCCCGAGGAACGCCTCCAGGTTGTTCTCGATGCCCTCGACGACCGTCTCGCGGTACTTGAGCGCGCCGGACGCCACCCACGGGCCGACCTCGGAGACGAACTGCGGCTGGAGGTCGTAGTGGTCGCCGACCAGCAGGCCCTCGATACGGCCGCGGGTCTGGATCAGACGGGCGAGGTTCCTCGGACCAGGAGCCGGCTCGGTGTTGTTGTAGACGGAGATCATGCCGCAGATCGCGATCCGGCCGCCCTGGTTCAGCGAGCCGATCGCCGCCTCCAGGTGGTCGCCGCCCACGTTGTCGAAGTACACGTCGACCCCGTCCGGCGCCGCGGACCGCAGCTGCTCGCTCACCGGCCCGTTCTTGTAGTTGAACGCGGCGTCGAAGCCGTACTCCTCCACCAGCAGCTTGACCTTCTCGTCGGAGCCGGCCGAGCCGATGACCCGCGAGGCGCCCTTGAGCTTGGCGATCTGGCCGACCTGGCTGCCGACCGCGCCGGCCGCGCCGGACACGAAGACGCTGTCGCCCTCCTTGAAGGACGCGGTACGCAGCAGGCCCGCGTAGGCGGTGAGGCCGGTCATGCCGAGGACGCCGAGGTAGGTGGAGAGGGGGGCGGCGTCGGGGTCCACCTTGACGGCCTGCGCGGCGTCGAAGGTGGCGTACTCGCGCCAGCCGCCGAAGTGCAGGACGTGGTCGCCGACCGCGATGCCCTCGGCGCCGGAGGCGATGACCTCGCCGACCGCGCCGCCCTGCATGACCTTGCCGAGCTCGAAGGGGGCGACGTAGGACTTGGCGGCCGACATCCGGCCCCGCATGTACGGGTCCACCGACAGGTACTTGTTCCGCACCAGCACCTGACCCTCACCCGGCTGCTTCACCTCGGTCTCGACCAGGGCGAAGTCCTCGGGCTTCGGCCAGCCGACGGGACGGCTGAGCAGGTGCCACTCGCGGTTGATCATGACAGAGCCTTTCCGATTTACTTCAGTACCTGAAACAACCATGCTCCTGAATATTTCATGTTGTCAAGTAATGGGGTTAGGCTTGGACCATGGCCACTCCACCCAAGACCCGTCGCCCCGACGCGCTGACCATGGAGGTCGTCGAGCTGATCGGTGACGTCGTGGCGCGCTTCTACGAGGACTACGAGGAGGCCGCCGCCGACCACGCGCTCACCGGCGCCCAGGCGCGCCTGCTCAGCCTGCTGTCGCTGGAGCCGCTGCCCATGCGGAAGCTGGCCCAGAAGCTGAAGTGCGAGCCGTCGAACGTCACCGGGATCGTGGACCGGCTGGAGACGCGAGGGCTCGTGGAGCGGCGGCCGGACCCCGCCGACCGGCGCGTGAAGGTGGCGGCGGTGACGGACGAGGGCCGGGAGGTGGCCCGGAGCCTGCGCGAGGAACTGCGGTTCGCCCGCGCGCCGCTGGCCGGACTGTCGGACGCGGAGCGGGAGTCGCTGCGGGACCTGCTGCGACGGATGCTGAACTCCTAGGCGCGGCCGCGCAGTTGCCCGGCGAGGGCCGGAACCCTCAGGTGCACCACCACAGGAACCGGTCACACTCGCTCTCCGTCGGCGACGGCTGCGCGGTCGGCTGGGCCGACGTCGGGTCGGCGGTCGGGGTCGCGGAGGCGGCCGGGGGCGTCTGCGCGTTCGTGGGCGGGACGACCAGGGTCGTGGCGGTCGCGGACTGGGTGTCCTTGTCCTTGTCGTCCTTGTCCTTGTCGTCCTTCGACGCCGAGGCGGACGGTGACGCGGAGGCGTCCGCGGAGGCCGAGGCCGAGGGGTCGGATCCGTTCGTGTCGTCCAACGGCTCGGCCGGCGTGCTCGCGTCCGCCGACGCCGCGCCGTCCGCCGACTCGCCGCCCGCCGCGGCCGGGGCGGGGTTCGAGCCCGGGGCGTCCATGCCGAGCTCGGCGAGGCTCAGTCCTCCGGCGGCCAGCACGAAGCCCGCCGCGACCAGGAGGAGGCGGCGGCGTCTGCGGCGGTGCGCCGCGGCCTTGCGGTCACGCCGGCTGCCACCGCCCTCGGTGTCGGCGTCCTCGTCCTCGTACTCGTCGTCGTACTCGAGGTCCTCGGAGTCGTCGTACTCCTCCGGCTCCTCCTGCGGTACGGCCCGTCCGCGGCGGCCCTGGGCGCGGCGCCGTGCGGCCCTGCCGCCGACCACGACCTCGGGTGCCTCCTCAGGCGTCACCTCGGGCTCTTCGTACGGCCCTTCGTGGCTCTGCGCACTCTCGGCGGCCGGAGCGCTGTCGCCGTACGCGACGGTCTCGGGACCGCTCCCGTACGAGGGGGCCTCGGGGGCGCCCCCGTACGCATCCGCGTAGCCACCACCGTCGTACGCCTGGTACGCCCCGCCACCCCCCTGCTGCGGCACGTACGACTGGGCCTGCGGCTGCTGCGGCTGCTGGGCGGCGTATGCGCGCAGCTCTTCGACTGGGGTACCGCACCCCGGGCAGGCGAGGGCGCCGTTGAGGTGCCGTCGGCACGGGAGGCAGTAGTCCATGACGCGGGAAGATTAAGTTCCTCGTAGGGAGGGTTCCTAGAGGCGGCTGTGAAGATTGTGTGGGAACTGGTCGTTCCGGTGCGGCGAGTTGAGGAGGATCCGCCCATCCGTCCCTCAACTCGCCGAAACCGGTTCCCTTTCGGGCTGTTCAGGCTTTCTTGCGGGTCGTCATCACACGCTGGATCAGGATGAACGCGCAGAGCAGCACACCGGTGGCGATCTTCGTCCACCAGGAGCTGAGCGTGCCCTCGAACTGGATGATGCTCTTGATGAGGCCGAGGACGAGGACGCCGAACAGGGTGCCGAGGACATAGCCGGAGCCGCCCGTGAGCAGCGTGCCGCCGATGACCACCGCGGCGATCGCGTCGAGTTCCATGCCGACCGCGTGCAGCGGGTCGCCGGACTGGATGTAGAGCATGAAGAGGAGGCCGGCGAGCGCGGAGCAGAAGCCGCTCATCGTGTAGACCGCGATCTTCGTACCGCCCAGCGGGAGGCCCATGAGGAGGGCCGACTGCTCGTTGCCGCCGATGGCGTAGATCCGGCGGCCGAAGCGGGTGTAGTGGAGGAGGTAGAAGGCCGCCGCCAGGACCAGCAGAGCCACCACGGCGCCGATGGACAGGTCGCCCAGGCCCAGGGACACCCGGGTCTCGGCGAGGCTGCTCACCGCGGAGTCGTTGATCGCGATCGACTCCTTGCTGATGACCAGGCACAGGCCGCGGAAGAGGAAGAGGCCGGCGAGGGTCACGATGAACGGCTGGATCTCGAAGTTGTGGATCACATAGCCCATGAGGAAGCCGCCGAACGCGCCCACGCCCAGGGATATGGGGATCACCACCAGCAGCGGCAGGCCCACGTCCTGGACCAGCCACGCCGTGAGCATGGTGGTGAAGCCGATCACCGAGCCGACGGACAGGTCGATGCCGCCGGAGAGGATGACGAAGGTGGCGCCGACCGCGGCGACCAGGAGGTAGCTGTTGTCGATGAACAGGTTGAGGAAGACCTGCGAGTCGCCGAAGCCGTAGTTCTGGTAGCGGCTGAGTCCGGCGATGTACATCGCGAGGAACAGGGCGGCCGTGACCAGGACGGGCAGGCGGCGGTCGCCCAGCAGCCGCGCCGCCCCGGACGGCGTACGGCCTTCGGTCTTGCCGGGTGTCGTGGGGGTCTGGGTGGTCGCACTCATCACGACACCTCCATCTTGGGAGCGGGCTCGGCGGGGGCCGCGGGCGGCGTCGCCGGGGCCGGGGTCTTCGCACGGGCGCCGAAGACCTTGGCGCGGAACTTCGGGGACTGGAGCAGGCAGACGACGATGACGACGGCGGCCTTGAAAACCAGGTTGGTCTGGGTCGGGACGCCGATCGTGTAGATGGTGGTCGTCAGGGTCTGGATGACGAGGGCGCCGACCACCGTGCCGCCGATCGAGAAGCGGCCGCCGAGCAGCGACGTACCGCCGATGACGACGGCGAGGATGGCGTCGAGCTCGATCCACAGGCCGGCGTTGTTGCCGTCGGCCGCCGAGGTGTTGGAGCTGATCATCAGGCCCGCGATGCCGGCGCACAGGGCGCAGAAGACGTACACCATGATCTTGATGCGCATCGACCGGATGCCCACCAGGCGGCTGGCCTCGGCGTTGCCGCCGACCGACTCGACGAGCAGGCCGAGGGCGGTGCGGCGGGTCAGGGCGACGGTGACGGCGACGACCGCGGCGACCACGAAGATGGAGAACGGCAGGGTCAGCCAGTAGCCGCCGCCGATCAGCTTGTACGGCTCGCTGTTGATGGTGATGATCTGGCCGTCGGTGATCAGCTGGGCGACGCCGCGGCCCGCGACCATGATGATGAGGGTCGCGATGATCGGCTGGATGCCCATCCGGGCCACCAGGAAGCCGTTCCACAGACCGCAGACGACGGCGGCCAGCAGGCCGAGACCCATCGCCAGCAGGACTCCGGCCAGCGCGTCCTGGTCCTTGCGGTCGCTGATGTACGAGCAGGTCAGCGCGCCGGTGATGGCGACGACCGCGCCGACGGAGAGGTCGATGCCGCCGGTGGCGATGACCAGGGTCATGCCGACCGCCACCAGGATCAGGGGCGAGCCGAACAGGACGATGGAGACGAGGCTGCCGTAGAGGTGGCCGTCCGTCATGTGGATGGCGAAGAAGTCGGGCGTGAAGGGGATGTTGACGAGCAGCAGGGCCACCAGGACCGCGACCGGCCAGAAGAGGTTGTGGCGTGTCAGTGCTCGCCAGCGGTTGGTGGTGGTCACTGCTGTTCTCCGCTCTGCGCGCCGCCGACGAGGGATTGCTCGCCACTGGCGATGGTTTCGAGGATCTTGCTGGGGGTGATCTCCGGGCCGTTGGTGAGCCGGGCGACCAGCTTGCGGTCGCGCAGGACACCGATGGTGTGGCTGAGGCGGAGGACCTCCTCCAGCTCGGCCGCGATGTAGAGGACGGACATGCCGTCCTCGGAGAGGGAGACCACCAGTTTCTGGATCTCGGTCTTGGCGCCGATGTCGATGCCGCGGGTGGGCTCGTCGAGGATCAGCAGCTTGGGCTGGGTGATGAGCCAGCGGGCGAGGAGCACCTTCTGCTGGTTGCCGCCGCTCAACTGGCCCACCCGGGCCTCGGGGTTGGCGGGCCTGATGTCGAGGGCCTTGATGTACTTGGCGACGAGTTCGTCGCGCTGGGCCGTCGGGATGGGGCGGGTCCAGCCGCGGGCCGCCTGGAGCGCGAGGATGATGTTCTCGCGGACCGTCAGGTCGGGGACCAGGCCCTCGGTCTTGCGGTTCTCGGAGCAGAACGCGACGCCGGCGCCGATGGCGTCGTTGGGGGCGCTCATCGAGACCTGCTTGCCGCCGATGGTGACCTTGCCGGTGTCGGGCTGGTCGGCGCCGAAGAGGAGCCTGGCCAGTTCGGTGCGGCCGGAGCCCAGCAGGCCCGCGAGGCCGACGACTTCGCCCTTCTTGATGTCGAGGTCGAAGGGCGCGATGCCGCCGGTGCGGCCGAGGCCCTCCGCGGTGAGGAGCGACTCGCCGACGTCCGCGTGGAGTTGGTGGTCGTGCAGCTCCTCCAGCTGGTCCAGGGCCTTGCCGATCATCAGCTCGATGAGCTGGACCTGGTCGAGGTCGCGGACCAGGTGCTCGCCGACGAGGGTGCCGTTGCGCAGGACCGTCATGCGGTCGCAGATCTCGTAGATCTGGTCGAGGAAGTGGGAGACGAAGAGGATCGCCACGCCCTCGTCGCGCAACCGCCGCATCAGCCGGAAGAGTTCGAGGACCTCGTCGCGGTCGAGGCTGGAGGTCGGCTCGTCCAGGACGAGGACCTTGGTGCCGGAGCCCGAGCCGTCGCTGTCGCCGTGGCCCACCGACCGTACGATCGCGACCAGTTGCTGCACCGCGAGCGGGTACGAGGCGAGCGGCGCGGTGACGTCGATGTCCAGGCCGAGACGGTCGACCATCTCCGCGGCTTCCTTGCGCATCCGCTTCCACTGGATGCGGCCGGCGCGGGTGGGTTCACGGCCGATGAAGATGTTCTCCGCCACCGACAGGTTGGGGCAGAGGTTGACCTCCTGGTAGACGGTGCTGATGCCGGCCTGCTGCGCCTGCAACGGGCTGCCGATCCGCACGGCCCTGCCGTCGAGGGTGATGGTGCCGCCGTCCAGGGTGTAGACCCCGGTCAGCACCTTGATCAGGGTGGATTTCCCGGCTCCGTTCTCGCCCATCAGGGCGTGGATCTCGCCGGGGAAGAGCCGGAAGTCGACGCCCGACAGAGCCCTTACCCCCGGAAACTCCTTGACTATGCCCGTCATCTCCAGGACGGGCTGCGGCTCTGCCATGGCAGCGCTCCTCCATGAAATCGGTTCTGG includes:
- a CDS encoding M14 family zinc carboxypeptidase — encoded protein: MRTTSTTPARPVLIAALALTTAGSLLLTPHPAGADPKPAPTRHEPALDRRAAQAPASAAARALGIDAPAGRPITGYPREQVLSPDPENPADKSLKLGLTPYHAIAPKLNALQALGDRVSVEVTGKSAGGHRLYLVTVTAPETDRQARAQERMRDLIENAPATAAKSAEIKASYKAPVFFNNNIHGNEWEGTDASLKLIEQLATAKDKRTADLLAHSRLYFNITANPDGRIAGTRANANGFDLNRDFVTASQPETRVMRQIEIDKQPAVMLDLHGYVNGTLIEPTTPPHGENYEYDLFLKNTYANALGMEAAVNGLGYTPAKDGVEPAQIPFRDQQEGWDDWPPIFTPQYAAFHGTVAAHTVEIPLQVNNSAYTSLPVEELRRRSAVNTAVAGAAIRATLDFVQARRASLVADQIEVFRRGAAGAAQVPVSEKTVPGVPGIGPEDVYTTTFPRAYVIPAGRTAAARLVDHLLANDIRVTRATKAFHLSGRTYAKGSYVVDMHQPKRGLANVLLADGRDISDKVSVMYDISGWSLGRLWGAEVTAAPTGRLTGLPLRSVDKATSVGRVAPHGDLGLRLDDPAAIAALNSLLQQGVPVRTTADGGTAIVPASARPKAMALARTHDVAFDATRLTGTTPLHRTRVAAAVTPGELFALREMNFEVTPVSTAVLNAGYDWSATDVLMVSTGLEYTDLTAPARTALDAFLAKPEGHGLVGRGIGGAELSTATGLLAAKPVEGNGDANGVVRMVNAGPITTGTPGYGFVYAPVWFTDLGPQVRVEQSYATGNPLLSGHWRPLEDGTGGPSAAAGRPSVISGPHAVLFGTEPLFRDHPKGEFPQVARALFNMAAVKESG
- a CDS encoding serine hydrolase domain-containing protein, whose amino-acid sequence is MTQEIHGTVADGFEAVREEFAAFVAGERPDYEGQLCAYVHGRRVVDLWTGDGNEADSLHAVFSSTKGAAHLVVALLVQDGTLELDRKVTYYWPEFAAEGKGALTLRDLLAHRAGLVGLDAGFSRAEMADDRVIAERLADQRPFWRPGTAFGYHALVIGALTGEVVRRATGRTIQDLWEERVRAPYSLDFHLGLPASQEPRYRPVQPMLPTPEQQALIDASPQGPHTLASIAFNAHVPDTGDLVDYANSREVRAKGPASAGGVAAARGIAGMYAAAISELNDRPPLLKPDTIAEVGQIHSIGYDLIARAHRSYGLGFQATADTWHPFLGAGAFGHSGAAGSQGFADPRSGLAYGYTRRRLAFPGGGAAPENSILVRAVHTAALAH
- a CDS encoding organic hydroperoxide resistance protein, whose translation is MSIQQSDVLYTAVATAENGRDGRVATEDGRLDVVVNPPKEMGGNGEGTNPEQLFAAGYSACFQGALGVVARQTKADISGSTVTAKVGIGKNDDGFGLIVEISAHIPNVDAATGRALLEQAHQVCPYSKATRGNISVTLV
- a CDS encoding NADP-dependent oxidoreductase, whose translation is MINREWHLLSRPVGWPKPEDFALVETEVKQPGEGQVLVRNKYLSVDPYMRGRMSAAKSYVAPFELGKVMQGGAVGEVIASGAEGIAVGDHVLHFGGWREYATFDAAQAVKVDPDAAPLSTYLGVLGMTGLTAYAGLLRTASFKEGDSVFVSGAAGAVGSQVGQIAKLKGASRVIGSAGSDEKVKLLVEEYGFDAAFNYKNGPVSEQLRSAAPDGVDVYFDNVGGDHLEAAIGSLNQGGRIAICGMISVYNNTEPAPGPRNLARLIQTRGRIEGLLVGDHYDLQPQFVSEVGPWVASGALKYRETVVEGIENNLEAFLGVLRGDNVGKMVVKL
- a CDS encoding MarR family winged helix-turn-helix transcriptional regulator; this translates as MATPPKTRRPDALTMEVVELIGDVVARFYEDYEEAAADHALTGAQARLLSLLSLEPLPMRKLAQKLKCEPSNVTGIVDRLETRGLVERRPDPADRRVKVAAVTDEGREVARSLREELRFARAPLAGLSDAERESLRDLLRRMLNS
- a CDS encoding SCO2400 family protein, encoding MDYCLPCRRHLNGALACPGCGTPVEELRAYAAQQPQQPQAQSYVPQQGGGGAYQAYDGGGYADAYGGAPEAPSYGSGPETVAYGDSAPAAESAQSHEGPYEEPEVTPEEAPEVVVGGRAARRRAQGRRGRAVPQEEPEEYDDSEDLEYDDEYEDEDADTEGGGSRRDRKAAAHRRRRRRLLLVAAGFVLAAGGLSLAELGMDAPGSNPAPAAAGGESADGAASADASTPAEPLDDTNGSDPSASASADASASPSASASKDDKDKDDKDKDTQSATATTLVVPPTNAQTPPAASATPTADPTSAQPTAQPSPTESECDRFLWWCT
- the yjfF gene encoding galactofuranose ABC transporter, permease protein YjfF → MSATTQTPTTPGKTEGRTPSGAARLLGDRRLPVLVTAALFLAMYIAGLSRYQNYGFGDSQVFLNLFIDNSYLLVAAVGATFVILSGGIDLSVGSVIGFTTMLTAWLVQDVGLPLLVVIPISLGVGAFGGFLMGYVIHNFEIQPFIVTLAGLFLFRGLCLVISKESIAINDSAVSSLAETRVSLGLGDLSIGAVVALLVLAAAFYLLHYTRFGRRIYAIGGNEQSALLMGLPLGGTKIAVYTMSGFCSALAGLLFMLYIQSGDPLHAVGMELDAIAAVVIGGTLLTGGSGYVLGTLFGVLVLGLIKSIIQFEGTLSSWWTKIATGVLLCAFILIQRVMTTRKKA
- a CDS encoding ABC transporter permease — protein: MTTTNRWRALTRHNLFWPVAVLVALLLVNIPFTPDFFAIHMTDGHLYGSLVSIVLFGSPLILVAVGMTLVIATGGIDLSVGAVVAITGALTCSYISDRKDQDALAGVLLAMGLGLLAAVVCGLWNGFLVARMGIQPIIATLIIMVAGRGVAQLITDGQIITINSEPYKLIGGGYWLTLPFSIFVVAAVVAVTVALTRRTALGLLVESVGGNAEASRLVGIRSMRIKIMVYVFCALCAGIAGLMISSNTSAADGNNAGLWIELDAILAVVIGGTSLLGGRFSIGGTVVGALVIQTLTTTIYTIGVPTQTNLVFKAAVVIVVCLLQSPKFRAKVFGARAKTPAPATPPAAPAEPAPKMEVS
- a CDS encoding sugar ABC transporter ATP-binding protein; protein product: MAEPQPVLEMTGIVKEFPGVRALSGVDFRLFPGEIHALMGENGAGKSTLIKVLTGVYTLDGGTITLDGRAVRIGSPLQAQQAGISTVYQEVNLCPNLSVAENIFIGREPTRAGRIQWKRMRKEAAEMVDRLGLDIDVTAPLASYPLAVQQLVAIVRSVGHGDSDGSGSGTKVLVLDEPTSSLDRDEVLELFRLMRRLRDEGVAILFVSHFLDQIYEICDRMTVLRNGTLVGEHLVRDLDQVQLIELMIGKALDQLEELHDHQLHADVGESLLTAEGLGRTGGIAPFDLDIKKGEVVGLAGLLGSGRTELARLLFGADQPDTGKVTIGGKQVSMSAPNDAIGAGVAFCSENRKTEGLVPDLTVRENIILALQAARGWTRPIPTAQRDELVAKYIKALDIRPANPEARVGQLSGGNQQKVLLARWLITQPKLLILDEPTRGIDIGAKTEIQKLVVSLSEDGMSVLYIAAELEEVLRLSHTIGVLRDRKLVARLTNGPEITPSKILETIASGEQSLVGGAQSGEQQ